A genomic segment from Gracilinanus agilis isolate LMUSP501 chromosome 1, AgileGrace, whole genome shotgun sequence encodes:
- the LOC123231005 gene encoding olfactory receptor 13J1-like: MEIVNDTIIIEFFLKGFSSYPRLESLLFVLCLVMYLVTLVGNGIIIAISVLDSHLHTPMYFFLSNLSFLDICYTSTFIPLMLVNFLSKRKTISFIGCAVQMCLSLSTGSTECILLAMMAYDRYVAICHPLRYPIIMNQRVCLGMAVFSWIFSFMKSIMETVIAMQMPFCGHNVVSHFTCEILAILKLICVDTSLNEIIMLVGSIILLPIPVMLIFVSYIFILSTILRMNSAEGRHKAISTCSAHLTVVIIFYGTIIFMYMKPKSKEAQISDELFTVLYAVVTPMLNPIIYSLRNKEVKEAVKKILMKRYFM, encoded by the coding sequence atggaaataGTCAATGACACCATTATCATTGAATTCTTTCTGAAAGGATTTTCCAGCTACCCCAGGCTGGAGAGCCTCCTGTTCGTGCTGTGCCTGGTGATGTACCTGGTCACCCTGGTGGGTAACGGAATCATCATTGCCATCAGTGTGTTGGATTCTCATCTCCACACCCCCATGTACTTCTTTCTTAGTAACCTCTCTTTCCTGGACATCTGCTACACATCAACCTTTATACCTTTAATGCTGGTCAACTTCCTATCTAAAAGAAAAACCATTTCTTTCATTGGGTGTGCGGTACAGATGTGCCTCTCCCTTTCCACAGGATCAACAGAATGTATTCTCCTGGCCATGATGGCATATGACCGCTATGTTGCGATATGCCACCCTTTGAGGTATCCCATCATCATGAATCAGAGAGTATGCTTAGGGATGGCTGTTTTCTCTTGgatcttttcttttatgaaatcCATCATGGAGACAGTCATTGCAATGCAGATGCCTTTCTGTGGACACAATGTGGTCAGCCATTTCACATGTGAAATCTTGGCCATCTTGAAGCTCATATGTGTTGATACCTCCCTCAATGAGATCATCATGCTGGTGGGCAGTATAATTCTTTTGCCAATTCCAGTGATGTTGATTTTTGTATCTTATATTTTCATTCTATCTACCATTTTGAGGATGAATTCTGCAGAAGGGAGACATAAAGCCATTTCTACCTGCTCAGCCCACCTAACTGTGGTGATTATATTCTATGGGACCATTATTTTCATGTACATGAAACCCAAGAGCAAAGAAGCTCAGATTTCAGATGAATTATTCACTGTTTTGTATGCTGTAGTGACCCCCATGCTGAATCCCATCATCTATAGTTTGAGGAACAAAGAAGTGAAGGAAGCAGTCAAGAAAATATTGATGAAAAGGTACTTCATGTGA